The segment AGCAGGTTTCCCAACTCGCTTTAGCCGTATTTTTAAAGCGCCCGCAAGCTGATTGTTCAAATCGGCGCTACCGACGGAAAGCGTATTCCCAAGGCACTCTTAAGTCAACCACATCGCCGGCATCGCGGTTGTTAGAGGTTGTTGCGCAGATCCATCACCTCGGGATCAGCCAGCTCTTCGATGATGCGCTCATGCCTTAGCTTGGCACCATCGTTGCGCCTGGCTTCGAGGTGGTCCAAATACTGCTGATCGACATCTCCCGTCACATACTCTCCCGTAAACACAGAAGTGTCGAAGCGATCCACTCGCGGATTACCCTTACGCACCGAACTGATCAGATCATCCAGTTCCTGATAGATCAGCCAGTCGGCTCCTATCTCACGAGCAATCTCGTCGACTTCGCGGCCATGAGCAATCAGTTCGCTCGCCGACGGCATATCGATACCGTAGACGTTGGGATAGCGCACTGGAGGCGCTGCCGAGGCAAAGTAAACCTTCTTCGCACCGGCACGCCGCGCCATCTCGATGATTTTTGCCGACGTGGTGCCGCGGACGATGGAGTCGTCCACCAGCAGCACGTTTTTGCCGCGGAACTCCAGATCGATCGCATTGAGCTTATGGGTTACCGACTTCTCGCGCATCTTCTGCCCGGGCATGATGAAAGTGCGGCCGATGTAGCGGTTCTTGATGAATCCCTCGCGATACTTGACCCCTAACTTGAAAGCCATTTCCAACGCCGCAGTGCGGCTGGTGTCGGGGATGGGAATAACCACATCGATGTCGTGATCCGGTCGCGCACGCAGCATCTTGTCGGCCAAGCGTTCACCCATACGCAGCCGCGCTTTGTAGACCGAAATGTCGTCGATAATGGAATCCGGGCGTGCCAGATAGACGAACTCGAATATGCACGGCGAGTAGGTGGTGTTGTCGGCACACCGGCGGGTGTAGAGCTGACCGCGCTTGTCGATAAACGCCGCTTCGCCGGGCGCCAGATCGCGAATCAACTCGAAACCGACCGCGTCCAGAGCCACGCTTTCCGAAGCAATCATGTAATCCATGCCCTGCGGTGTTTCGCGCTGCCCGATCACGATGGGCCTGATACCAAAAGGATCGCGAAACCCGACGATCCCATAGCCGGTGATCATCGCCACCGCGGCATATCCGCCGCGACAACGCCGGTGCACACCGGCAACCGCCTCGAATACGTCATCTTCCGTGGCGCGCAGTTTGCCCCGGGTCTGGAGTTCATGGGCAAAAACATTGAGCAGGATTTCGGAATCCGACTCGGTGTTAATGTGGCGTAGATCCTCGGCGAACAGGTCACGTTTCAGCTGCGCGGAATTGATCAGGTTACCGTTGTGCGCCAGGGTGATGCCGTAGGGCGAGTTGACATAGAAAGGCTGAGCCTCGGCCGAAGAGGCGCATCCGGCCGTGGGATACCGTACATGGCCGATACCCATCTTGCCGCGCAGACGCAGCATATGCCGCTGCTGAAAGACGTCGCGCACCAGGCCGTTGTCCTTGCGCAGCGCCAGATGGGATCCCTCACAAGTGACCATACCGGCGGCATCCTGTCCGCGGTGTTGTAACACGGTCAGCGCGTCATACAGGTCCTGATTGACCGGGCTCCGCGCGACAATGCCAACAATCCCGCACATGTCGTATCCTCATGTCATACTCGGGCGCGCGGGTGCACACCCTGTCAAAACACCACGTTCCCGGCAATATCTGCCGGCAGATAACCGCGCACCCATACCGCCATCTTCTCGAACGAACCCAACAGGCGCGACTGGTCCCACCACGGGTCGCCAGGCAGGGGCGTCAGTCCCGCCAGTAACACCAGCACCACAACCACCAGAACCCCGCGCGCCGCTCCGAAGGCGACGCCGATGATCCGGTCGGTACCGCTGAGTCCGGTCTTCTGAACTATCTTGTAGACCAGATAGTTGAACCAGGCCCCAAGCGCCAATGTGACGAGAAACAGCAGCGCAAAGGCAGCTGCCAGCTGCAGCGAAGGCACCGAGATCCAGGCGGCGAAATGGACGGCCAGCGCGGCGGAGAAAGCGAAACTGATCCAGAAGGCCAGGATCCAGGAGGCCAGCGACAGCGCCTCGCGAACGAACCCCCGCAATAGGCTGACAACAGCGGAAATGGCAATGATGGCCAGAATGGCAATATCGACCCACGTCATGGATTATCGGCAGATGCTGAGTAAGGGGTGAGTGTCTCTGAGATCGGGACTGGGAGTGCCGTTCAGCATGGCGGGCATTCTAGCAGAGAGGTCTTCCGCGAACACGGTTTGCAGCTCAATTGTCCGACCGATCAGCGATGCCTGACCACAATACCTTCGATCCTGGCCTTCGCCTTCAACTTTTCAAGAAGCTTTTTGGCGCGCTCTTCATCCAGCTCGGGCCCCACCCTGACGCGAGTAGCCTGTTTGCCGTCCTCTTCATGCTCCTCTGTATAAGCGCGGAAACCGAGTTTGCGCAATTTGTCGCGCAATCGAGTGGCGTTCTCCTCGCTGGAAAAACTACCCACCTGTACCGCCCAGGTGGCGAGCTGCGGGTCGGGAGACAAGGCGCGCGGAGAGCGACTGGGCGCGGGTAGATCGGCGACCCGGGCCGGAGGATCGCGCACCTCACTCCGCTCTGGCTGGTTTGTGGATGACGAGCGATCCGACTGCTCCGGTTCCGTGACCACTGGAGGCGCGGCCATCCTGGCTGATTCGGCAAGGTTCTGCAGCTCCTGGAGCGGTGCGGGGATCAATGGTCGATCTTCCCCCAACCAACCGCGATTGGGTGTATCGAAGAGCATCGGCAGAAAAATGACGCCCAGAGCCACGAGGACGGTTGCCCCGACCAGACGCTGTCGAATTCGATCATCCATGGCGATCTATACACGCTCCCCTGTCGCTACAGCTGTGCGGACCCGCTTCTATTATACGGATCTCGAGAGGATAGCGGCGACGCTAAAAAATGAACCGCACACCACGATGCGATCCCCGGGTTGAGCCGCTGCAGTGGCGGCGTCACAGGCCGCGGCGACATCCGCCTCGACCGCTTTGGGTACCAGGCCCACTGCCTCTAAGCGCGCCGCCAACGCCCTGCCCGAAAGCCCGCGCGGCGCCGCGATGCCGCCCACATACCATGCCGTGACCCGATCACGCAGTGCTGACACGAATCCCGCGGTCTCCTTGTCTTCGAGCATTCCCAGCACGGCATGAGTGTTGCCGGCGCAGGGTCGTCGTTCCAGAAAATCCGCCAGGGCAGCCGCCGCCTGGGGATTGTGGGCGACGTCGAGGATGGTCTCCACCGGCCCCGGCAGCACTTGGCACCGCCCGGCAACATGGGCCTCCATCAACCCCCGCCGTATCGCACCCTGCCCCACCGGAAGGCGTTCGTTCAACAACTCCAACACCATCAGTACCGCGGCGGCATTGTGGATCTGATGCATCCCCGGGAGGGATGGCAGCGGCAGCGCCGTGCGCCGCCGCGCCGCACACCACCACTCCCACCCGGGGGGCGCGGAGCGCAGGTGAAACGCTGTGCCCATTTGATACAACGGAGCACCGAGGCGCTGAGCCTCGGCAGCGATGCTCGCCGGGGGCTCCGGATCACCGCACACCGCGGGCTTGCCGGCGCGGAAGATACCGGCCTTCTCGCGACCAATGGTTTCCCGATCCGGCCCAAGCCATTGCTGGTGGTCAAGTCCGATGCGCGTCACCAACGCCACATCGGCATCGAGGATATTGCAGGCGTCGAGGCGCCCCCCCAGCCCCACTTCCAGAATCACCACATCGGGCCTGGCGGTCATGAAGTGGTCAATGGCGGCCAGGGTGCCGAACTCAAAGTAGGTCAGCGGAACCTCGCCACGGGCCTTGTCGACGCGCTCGAACGCACTGCACAGCACAGCGTCTTGCACATCCATCGCCGCGACACGCACACGCTCGTTGTAGCGGATCAGGTGGGGCGAGGTATAGGCGGCTACGCGATATCCGGCGGACCGCAGTACCGCCTCCAACATCGCGACGCAGGATCCTTTGCCGTTGGTGCCGGCAACGGTGATGACAGGCCACTCGGGCGCGCCGTGACCGAGTCTGCCAAACACCTCCCGGACGCGCTCCAGGCCCAACTCGATGCGCGCGGCACTGCCGCTCTCCAGCCACTCGAGCCATTGCTGCAGATGAGAGAATCGCATAGCGGCGAAAAGCCTCGCGCGCAGCCGCCGGATCCTGGCGGGAGATCCTAGTTGACGGGTTGCTTGGTAAGAATCGAGAGCAGGTTGGCGATACGATCACGCAGATCGCGCCGATCGACGATCATGTCGATGGCGCCGTGCTCCAACAGAAACTCGCTGCGCTGGAAACCCTCGGGCAGAGTTTCGCGCACCGTCTGCTGAATCACACGCGGTCCCGCAAAACCGATCAGCGCACCGGGTTCGGCGATGTTGACATCACCCAGCATGGCCAGGCTGGCCGAGACGCCTCCGGTCGTGGGATCGGTCAGCACCGAGATGAAGGGGACGCCCTTTTCCGCAAGCCGCGCCAACGCCGCGCTGGTTTTGCTCATCTGCATCAGTGAAAAGAGCGCCTCCTGCATGCGTGCGCCCCCACTGGCGGAGAAACAGATCAGCGGAATATTCTCCTCGAGCGCCTGATGCGCCCCACGCACAAAACGCTCGCCCACCACTGAGCCCATGGAACCGCCCATGAAACTGAATTCGAAGGCTGCCGCAACCACCGGCTGCCCCTTCAACGCGCCCTTCAGCACAATGAGAGCATCGTTCTCTCCGGTACTCTTCTGCGCCTGAATCAGGCGATCACGGTACTTTTTGCTATCGCGAAACCTGAGGATATCGACCGGTTCCAGCTCTTCGCCGATCTCATCGCGCGGTTCGGCATCGAGAAATCCATCGAGACGTTTACGCGCGCCGATACGCATGTGGTGGGCGCACTTGGGACAGACTTCGAGATTGCGTTCAAGCTCGGGCCGGTAGAGGATCGCACTGCAGGCCTCGCACTTGGTCCACAACCCTTCCGGCACCGCGCGCTTCTGACCGCTCGCCTCGGTGCGGATCCGACTTGGCATCAACTTTTCAAACCAGCTCATTCTTTATTGGCCTTGTTTGGTTTTCCGGCCGACGGGCCACCCCGCCTGGCATTATAGGTCAGTCCCCTGAGCGATTCACTCGTTCCCTGCCGCAGCGCCGCGCCGCGGCAAGGCCTTGCGCATCTCGCCCACCAGCGCGGCGATGGACTGGATCAGCCGCTGCGTATCCTCGCCCTGCGACTCCACCAGTCGCACCAGCGCACTGCCGACGATCACCGCATCGGCGACTGCGCCAATGGCTGCAGCGGATTCTGCGTCCGTGATTCCGAAGCCGACGCCAACCGGGAGATCGGTATGGGTGCGAATCCGCTGCACTGCCTCAGCGACCGACCGGGCATCCAGTTTGGCTGCGCCGGTGACCCCCTTGAGCGAGACGTAGTAGAGAAAGCCACAACCTGCGGCGCTGATGGTGCGGATACGGGCATCGCTGCTGTTCGGCGCAACCAGATAGATGGGATCGACACCGTGGTCCTTGAGGGCGGGTCCAAACTCTCCCGCCTCTTCGGGTGGCATATCGACGGTGATCGCACCATCCACTCCCGCCGCCGCCGCCTCTCGAGCGAAGACTCTGTAGCCCAGTACTTCGATGGGATTCAGGTAACCCATCACGATCACCGGTGTCTCGGTATCTCGAGTACGGAACTCGCGCGCCATTCCGAGCACCTGACGCAAGCTGACATGATGCGCCAGGGCGCGCTGGCTGGCACGCTGTATTACCGGACCATCAGCCATGGGATCGGAGAAGGGAACCCCCAGCTCGATCATGTCCGCTCCCGCCGCCACCAGCGCATGCATCAGCGGCACCGTCACCTGAGGGTTGGGATCGCCCGCCGTGATAAAGGTCACCAGGGCAGCCCGATGTTCTTCGCGCAGTGCCTGGAAGCGTGTTTCGATACGGCTCATATCTCGATACCCTCGAGCGCGGCCACGGTATGGATGTCCTTATCGCCGCGCCCGGAAAGATTGACGATGATGAGCTTTTCACGCCCCAACTCAG is part of the Pseudomonadota bacterium genome and harbors:
- a CDS encoding CvpA family protein, whose protein sequence is MTWVDIAILAIIAISAVVSLLRGFVREALSLASWILAFWISFAFSAALAVHFAAWISVPSLQLAAAFALLFLVTLALGAWFNYLVYKIVQKTGLSGTDRIIGVAFGAARGVLVVVVLVLLAGLTPLPGDPWWDQSRLLGSFEKMAVWVRGYLPADIAGNVVF
- a CDS encoding tryptophan synthase subunit alpha, with translation MSRIETRFQALREEHRAALVTFITAGDPNPQVTVPLMHALVAAGADMIELGVPFSDPMADGPVIQRASQRALAHHVSLRQVLGMAREFRTRDTETPVIVMGYLNPIEVLGYRVFAREAAAAGVDGAITVDMPPEEAGEFGPALKDHGVDPIYLVAPNSSDARIRTISAAGCGFLYYVSLKGVTGAAKLDARSVAEAVQRIRTHTDLPVGVGFGITDAESAAAIGAVADAVIVGSALVRLVESQGEDTQRLIQSIAALVGEMRKALPRRGAAAGNE
- a CDS encoding bifunctional tetrahydrofolate synthase/dihydrofolate synthase, producing MRFSHLQQWLEWLESGSAARIELGLERVREVFGRLGHGAPEWPVITVAGTNGKGSCVAMLEAVLRSAGYRVAAYTSPHLIRYNERVRVAAMDVQDAVLCSAFERVDKARGEVPLTYFEFGTLAAIDHFMTARPDVVILEVGLGGRLDACNILDADVALVTRIGLDHQQWLGPDRETIGREKAGIFRAGKPAVCGDPEPPASIAAEAQRLGAPLYQMGTAFHLRSAPPGWEWWCAARRRTALPLPSLPGMHQIHNAAAVLMVLELLNERLPVGQGAIRRGLMEAHVAGRCQVLPGPVETILDVAHNPQAAAALADFLERRPCAGNTHAVLGMLEDKETAGFVSALRDRVTAWYVGGIAAPRGLSGRALAARLEAVGLVPKAVEADVAAACDAATAAAQPGDRIVVCGSFFSVAAILSRSV
- a CDS encoding amidophosphoribosyltransferase — translated: MCGIVGIVARSPVNQDLYDALTVLQHRGQDAAGMVTCEGSHLALRKDNGLVRDVFQQRHMLRLRGKMGIGHVRYPTAGCASSAEAQPFYVNSPYGITLAHNGNLINSAQLKRDLFAEDLRHINTESDSEILLNVFAHELQTRGKLRATEDDVFEAVAGVHRRCRGGYAAVAMITGYGIVGFRDPFGIRPIVIGQRETPQGMDYMIASESVALDAVGFELIRDLAPGEAAFIDKRGQLYTRRCADNTTYSPCIFEFVYLARPDSIIDDISVYKARLRMGERLADKMLRARPDHDIDVVIPIPDTSRTAALEMAFKLGVKYREGFIKNRYIGRTFIMPGQKMREKSVTHKLNAIDLEFRGKNVLLVDDSIVRGTTSAKIIEMARRAGAKKVYFASAAPPVRYPNVYGIDMPSASELIAHGREVDEIAREIGADWLIYQELDDLISSVRKGNPRVDRFDTSVFTGEYVTGDVDQQYLDHLEARRNDGAKLRHERIIEELADPEVMDLRNNL
- a CDS encoding acetyl-CoA carboxylase carboxyltransferase subunit beta gives rise to the protein MSWFEKLMPSRIRTEASGQKRAVPEGLWTKCEACSAILYRPELERNLEVCPKCAHHMRIGARKRLDGFLDAEPRDEIGEELEPVDILRFRDSKKYRDRLIQAQKSTGENDALIVLKGALKGQPVVAAAFEFSFMGGSMGSVVGERFVRGAHQALEENIPLICFSASGGARMQEALFSLMQMSKTSAALARLAEKGVPFISVLTDPTTGGVSASLAMLGDVNIAEPGALIGFAGPRVIQQTVRETLPEGFQRSEFLLEHGAIDMIVDRRDLRDRIANLLSILTKQPVN